In the genome of Chitinophagales bacterium, the window CGAAACCTTTTTCAGGATATTTGTAATGATGCAGGTGATGATTACGCCAAAGGGCCTTTAACCATCTTGGTGGTGCGTAAGAATGTATAGAATAGTGCATGCTACCATACAGCATATAACCCAATATAAAGCCCGGCCAGAAGGATAAGGCATATACCCCCATCAATAGATACATACCGCCAAAAATCAGTGATGAAATAATGATACTGGGTACAGGCGGCATGAACAGTCGTTCACGATCGCGTGGGTATTCGTGATGTACGCCGTGCAGGGTGTATACAAACCGTTGACCTGCCCTGCTTTCTGTGATAAAATGGAATAGGTAGCGGTGCATCAGGTATTCAAAAAAGGTCCAGAACAAGAGGCCTGAAAAACAGATAAGTGCCTCTGTACCTACGTCAACACCCAAGTATTCCACTCCGTAATACAACATGAAACTGATTACCGGAAAATATATACTATAGATGACAAAAGGATGTGTTTTTGTCAGCAACTCGAGGAAAGGACTTTTGAAAAGTCTTGCCTGTCCTTTGTTTTTTATCTTGTTCAATTCCATGGCTAGCGGAATTAATCAGGACAAAATTACGGAAAATGTTATTACTGCTTTGTCTCCTCCCCTTCTTTTTCGTCCTCACCAATAAACCAGGTAGGAGGTTTGCTCTTGCGCAGTATCTTATCCATCCAAAGCAGTAGTGCAGGTTGCAGTATCAGGTTAGTTACCATTGCTATGAATAAGGTCATAGACGTAAGCAGCCCAAGCGATTTGGTACCATCGAAACGAGATAGGATAAATACACCGAAACCGGCAATCAATATCAGGGATGTATATATGATACTTAAGCCGGTGTCATGTATGGTTTGCTGTACTGTAGCGGGAATATCTTCATTGTGCTTACTAAGTTCCTGCCTGAAATTGACCAGGAAGCGTATGGTCACGTCAACTGTAATACCAAGGGCAATACTGAATACCAACACCGTAGAGGGTTTCAGTACAATACCACTCCAGCCCATAATACCGGCAGTAATAATAAGGGGAATGATATTAATAATAATAGAGATAAGCAATATCCTCCATGAGCGGAACAGGAATACCATACAGCCGAATATCATAATAAACGCCAGTATGATACTGTCGCGAAGACTGTTGATGATAAAACGGCTGCCCTCCAGGAAT includes:
- a CDS encoding sterol desaturase family protein, with protein sequence MELNKIKNKGQARLFKSPFLELLTKTHPFVIYSIYFPVISFMLYYGVEYLGVDVGTEALICFSGLLFWTFFEYLMHRYLFHFITESRAGQRFVYTLHGVHHEYPRDRERLFMPPVPSIIISSLIFGGMYLLMGVYALSFWPGFILGYMLYGSMHYSIHSYAPPRWLKALWRNHHLHHYKYPEKGFGVSSVLWDHVFGTVPSKEG